The genomic DNA CGCACGGTTCTAACGACTCGGCAAGTGCACAGATCAGACGTAATATTTATGAATCTTTAATTTTCCAGGATGAAGCACTCGAATTAACACCGGGACTTGCAACTGAATGGGAAGCAACAGGAGATACAGTATGGAATTTCAAATTACGTGAAGGTACAACGTTCCACAGCGGTCAGGAATTTACTGCTGAAGACGTGAAGGCAACACTCGACCGCGTAAATGACCCGGCAGTTGCATCACAGGTTGCGTTTCTTTACGAAATGATTGAAGAAGTTGAAATTGTTGGAGATTACGAAGTTAATTTACATACAGAATATGCCTTCGCTCCATTACCTGCACACCTTTCACATAACGCAGGCGGAATTATGAGTAAGGATTTAATCGACAAAGACTACCAGGCTGCACTGGATGAAGCGGGCAGTGATGTAACTCTGGAAGAGTACTACGAACTGCGTGAAGCAGGCGGAGATGAGTTTCAGGCTGTTGCTGATGAAATCAGCGAGCACATCGGTACTGTAACAGGTGCTGAAACAGACGGGACGAACCACCTGCAGCTGGCTGACCGTTCTCCGGGTGACTCGGTAACACTGAAAAAATTCGAAGATTTCCAAAACGGAGAGCGTGAATTTGATGAAGTTATTTTCAGAGTAATTCCTGAAACACAGGCCCGCTTAGCTGAACTTGATACAGGCGGTATTGATATTGCAAACGAAATCGATACAGCAAGTGCCGAACGTATCCAAAGCGGTGATGCAACAGAACTGATCGAAAGTGAATCGGTAAGAATGAACTATTTAGGATTTAACGTAGAGAAAGAACCGTTTGATGATCCGCTGGTACGCCAGGCAATTGCACACGCAGTTGACCGTGATGAAATTATTAACGGTGTGTATGACGGTTACGGTATTACAGCACAAAGTCCGCTTGCTCCGAATGTCTGGGGTTATGATGAGGAACTTGACAGTATCGACGTTGACGTTGAGCGCGCGAAAGAACTCTTAAGTGAATCAAGCCAGCCGGACGGCTTCACTACAACATTATGGGTGAATGACGACGCGGCAATCGTGGATTCAGCAGTTTATATCCAAAACGCATTAAGTGAAATTGGCATTACAGTGGAAATCAAGCAGTCTGAGTGGGGTGCATTCCTCGATCAGACAGCAAACGGCGAACACGATATGTTTATCCTTGGATGGACAACTGTAACAGCTGATGCGGACTACGGTCTGTATGCATTATTCCACTCGAAGAACTTCGGTGCACCGGGCAACCGTTCATTCTATAAGAACGAAGAAGTCGATGCATTACTTGATGAAGGCCGTACAAATCCGGACGAAGCCGGACGCCAGGAAGCGTACAGCGAAGCACAGCAGATTCTCATTGACGAATCGCCGGCAGTCTATCTGAACCATACGAGCTTCCTGCTTGGTGTGAATACAGAAGGTGTCAGCAATATCGGTCTTGACCCTGTAGGAAACATCAGACTTGAAAATGCGACATTCAGCAGTGAAGAATAAGATAAAAGTAAGCGCCCGGACAGGATTAACTCCCTGTCCGGGTGTTTTGTTATGTTCATGTTTAAAGTGCATGATAAGAAAACGTATTCACAGAGTTTCTGAAACTTATCAGCTAGTAAAAAGTAATACGGGGTAGTATAATGAACAGCGATTATTAAATTAGAGGAGATTACTATGAATAAGAATTTAAAAGAGAAGCGTTCAGTTCTCGACTGGATAGAGCTTACCGGTAATAAGCTGCCGCATCCGGTAACGATATTTTTAATTTTTACATTGCTGGTCATTTTTATTTCTCACGTTTTATACACGCTCGGTGTCAACGTCAGCTACGTAGGAATTAATCCCGAATCGGGAGAACGCGAAGAATTAACAGTACACGCCATCAGTCTGATGACCGGAGACGGTATCAGATTTATTTTTACGAGTGTGGTTCAGAACTTTACGACGTTCGTGGCACTTGGTCCCGTATTAGTTGCGATGATCGGTGTCGGTGTCGCTGAAAAGAGCGGATACATCAGTGCATTAATGACAAATGTCGTGACGAAAGCTCCGCGTAAATTCGTGACACCAATCGTTGTATTTATGGGCGTCATGTCAAACGTTGCGGCCAGTGTCGGTTACGTTGTACTCGTGCCGCTTGGTGCAATTATCTTCTTGGGATTCCGGCGTCATCCGCTCGCAGGTCTGGCAGCGGCATTTGCCGGTGTTGCGGGAGGCTACTCTGCGAACCTGCTGATTGGAACAAATGATCCGCTCCTGTCCGGTATTACGACTGAGGCAGCCGGTATTCTCGATGCAACGTATATTGTGCAGGCAACAGATAACTGGTTCTTTATGCTCGTATCAACGTTCCTGATCGTTATCCTCGGTACTTTAATTACGGATAAGATTGTTGAACCGAGACTGAAGAAATTTGATTTTGACTCAGAAGAAATCAGTGACAACAAAGATTTAAACAAACAGGAAAAACGCGCTTTACGCTGGGCGAATATTTCTGTACTTGTCACAGTGCTTGCGATTTTAAGTTTAGTCGTATTCCCGGGTTCTCCGTTACGCGGTGAAGACGGCGGAATTATCGGTTCCCCGTTTATTTCGAGTATTATCTTTATTATGATGCTCGTCTTCCTGGTCCCGGGACTAGTGTACGGTGCAGTGAATAAGACGATAAAAAATGATAAGGATGCAGTGAAGTTAATGGACTCGTCGCTTGCGACAATGGCAGGGTTTATCGTGCTGATTTTCTTTGCAGCACAGTTCGTTGCACTGTTTAACTATTCCAATTTAGGTACGATTATTGCGGTTAACGGTGCGAGCCTGCTCGAAAACTTAAATATCGGTTCGATACCTGTGCTGATAGTGTTCATACTGATTACTACGCTGATTAACCTGGCAATTGCTGCTGACTCTGCGAAGTGGGCAATTATGGCGCCGATCTTCGTACCGATGTTTATGCAGCTCGGCATTGCACCTGAGGTCACACAGATCGCATACCGTATCGGTGACTCTTCAACGAATATCATTTCACCGCTTATGCCGTTCTTCCCGCTCGTTGTTGCTTTTGCGCAGCGCTACGGAAAAGAAAATGGTATCGGTACGGTGATTTCCTTAATGCTGCCGTATTCAGTCATTTTCATCATTGCATGGATGATTATGTTCGTCATCTGGATGATGCTCGGTATTCCGGTAGGTCCGGGAACAAACCTCTCATATTAAAAGTGTTAGAGCCGCAAATTATTTGCGGCTTTTTTTCATCCTTAGGAATTATTTCAATTTCCGAAATATATGGTAAAATTCAAAGTGAAACAGAGGTGTCGAAACAAGGGGGAGTTTTCGCATGCGGGTGTTTAAAAATTTGGGATGGTTTTTTAAACTCGAAAAGAAAAGTTATATTACAGGACTGCTCATGCTGGTCCTCGTCGCTCTTTTGGAACTCGTGCCGCCGCAGGTCATCGGCCGGGTCATAGACAGGATTACGACGGAAACCTTAACATCAAATGCCCTGGTGCTATTTGGTGTACTGCTTTTATTTACAGCGATATTAACGTACATATTCAGGTTTTTATGGCGTATTATGATTTTTGGTGCGTCGAACAGACTGGGCCGGAAACTCCGTGAACAGCTCTTTAAAAAATATTCATCGATGTCTCCGGCATTTTTCGGCAGGCGCCGTACCGGTGATTTAATGGCACACGCGACAAACGATATTAACGCGGTTCAGATGACCGCCGGTGCAGGTATTCTGACCATTGCAGACTCTGTTATTACCGGCGGTGCGGTGCTCGTGACGATGGCACTGACAGTCAGCCCGAAACTGACGCTGATCGCGATGATTCCTTTGCCGTTTATGGTTATTTTAACGAGCTGGTACGGATCGATACTAAGCCGTCTGTTCCGTGTGGCGCAGGCTGCTTTCAGCTCTTTAAACGATAAAACCCAGGAATCCATTGCGGGTATCAAAGTAACAAAAACATTCGGCTACGAAGAAGAAGATTTAAAAGACTTCACAAATTTATCCGATGATGTCGTTCATAAAAACTTAAAAGTGGCAAAAATTGATGCGCTGTTTGATCCTACGATTACAGCGATTATTGCCATCAGCTACTTCCTGTCAATATTTTTCGGGGCACGAATGGTTGTTGCTGACGAGATTACGCTTGGACAGCTGGTGACATTCACGACATATCTCGGCATGATGGTGTGGCCGCTCCTTGCACTCGGCTGGTTCTTTAACTTAATCGAGCGGGGGAAAGCCTCTTACGACCGTATCGAAGAAATCATGAACACAGTAAGCGATATCGGCAATACAGCGGCAACAGACGATGTGCCGTCCGGTGACATTACATTTAACGTGGATGAATTCACTTTCCCGGGAGAGGATGATGTGTCGCTTCGAGATCTTCATTTTACTTTAAAAGAAGGACAGACACTCGGGATTGTCGGGCGCACGGGTTCGGGGAAAAGCTCAATTATCAGACTGCTGCTCCGTGAGTTTGATACAGCAGGCAATAACGCTGTAGAGATAAACGGACTTGATATTAAACAGTACGATATTAAAAAGCTGCGGGCGCTGTTCGGTTATGTGCCGCAGGATAATTTCCTGTTTTCAACGACAATCAGAAACAATATCGCATTTACGAACCCGGAGATCGGTACCGCGGCAATTCACCGGGCAGCTGATTTGAGTTATATTCACAACGATATTGAAGGTTTCCCGGAAGGTTACGATACGGTCGTCGGGGAACGCGGTGTATCATTATCAGGCGGACAGAAACAGCGTATTTCCATTGCACGCGCTTTAATTTCAGACCCTGATATTTTGATTCTCGATGATTCCCTGTCGGCGGTTGATGCGGAAACGGAGACGGCAATTTTAAGGAACATCGAAGAAAACCGGGCGGGCAAAACGAATGTTATTACAGCACACAGAATGAGTGCAGTAAGAAATGCAGATTTAATACTCGTTATGGAAGACGGCCGCATCGTTGAGCGAGGCACGCATGAATCTCTGACGAAGGCGCGCGGATGGTATTACGAAACGTATAAAGCACAGTCGCTGCGTCAGAACTTAACAAAAGAACTGGATGAAACGCTGGAAGGGGGTGACGGGTCATGACGACAGATGTTATTAACTTAACGCTGAAAGATCAGCTCCGTGTACTCGTCCGCCTTTTAAAGTACACATTGCCGTTTAAAGGCCTGATCATCCTCGCATTCAGTATGCTGATTATTTCAACGGTAATGGGTGTCATGACACCGTACCTCGTCATGATTTTTATCGACGAATATTTAACGCCATCCGTATTCCCGGAAGAGGAAATTATGTGGCTGATTATCGCATTCATTACCGTAAACGTGCTTGCGGTTGTGACGACATACTGGCAGATTTACCTGCTTCAGCGACTGGCGTTTAAAGTCATTCAAGAGCTTCGTATCGATGCTTTTCGTAAAATCGGCAGCCTCGGCATGACGTATTTCGATAAAGTGCCGTCCGGCAGTGTCGTATCACGTCTCACGAATGATACTCAGGCAATTGTCGATATGTTTACATCGGTGCTTGGAACATTCCTGATGGCACTGTTTATGGTCGTATCGAGCTTCGTGATGATGTTCATACTCGACGTCAAGCTGGCGTTTATCGCGCTGTTATTTATGCCGGTCATCGTAACCATTCTGCTCGTTTACCGTAAATATTCCGCCCGTTACTTTTCGCATGCACGTGGGCTGTTAAGTGATATGAACGCAAAACTTGCAGAGTCGATCGAAGGGATGAAAATCATTCAGGTATTCAATCAGGAAAAGAGACTCCAGCGTGAATTCGAATTAATTAACGAAGAGCATTATCAGTACAATCTCCGCACGATAAAACTCGATGGTCTGCTATTAAGACCGGCCATCGACATGATTTACATTCTGTCGATCATTGTCATTCTGACCTATTTCGGATTTTTAAGCTTTGAAACGAGCGTAACAGCAGGTGTTATTTTTGCATTCATACAGTATATGGAGCGCTTTTTTGAACCGATTAACCAGGTCAGTCAGAATTTGAATATTTTCCAGCAGGCACTTGTTGCAGCGAGCAGAGTATTTACGCTGCTTGATGATAAGAGACTTGAGCCGGTCCAGCAGGATAAGGCCGCTGCTAAAATTACCGGCGGCCGGGTCGAATTTAAAAATGTGACATTCAGTTATGACGGCAACGTCGATGTATTAAAAAACATCAGCTTTGAAGTGCCGCCGGGTACGACGACCGCACTTGTCGGCCACACGGGATCCGGTAAGAGTTCCATCATTAATCTGATGATGCGGTTTTACGAATACGAACACGGTGAAATTTTAATCGACGGGCATTCGATTAAAGAACTGCCGAAAGAAGAAATGAAGCGGAATATCGGTCTCGTGCTGCAGGATCCATTTATCTTCTACGGTACTTTAACGTCGAACATTAAGCTGTATCACAGTGCGATGACTTTTGAAATGGTGGAAAATGCGGCGGAGTTTGTCGGTGCCGACAGTTTCATTAATAAGCTGCCCCATCAGTTCGAGCAGAAAGTCGTGGAGAAGGGTGCGGATTTCTCAAGCGGGGAACGCCAGCTGCTCGCATTTGCGAGAACGATGGCGACAAATCCGAAAATACTGATACTCGATGAGGCGACGGCAAACATCGATTCATCGACGGAAGAAAAAATTCAGGAATCGCTGATGAAAATGCGAAGCGGCCGAACGACACTCGCTATAGCGCACCGTCTGTCGACGATTCAGGACGCTGATGAAATTCTCGTTCTGAATAAAGGCGAGATCGTTGAGAGAGGCACGCATGACGAATTGGTACAATTAAAGGGAATTTACTATAAAATGTACCGATTGCAGAACAGTAAACAATAATTTGTCATATTTAAAGCACTTAATATATTCATACCCCCAGTCAGATTTGATATACTGAGTCTGAATGGGGGTTATTTTAATGGGATCAGAAGTAACATTTCTCCTCGCCTTCGGAGCAGGTGTGCTGAGTTTTGTGTCCCCTTGTGTTCTGCCGGTTTTCCCTGCATTCGTATCGTATATTACCGGGATGAGCTACAACGAGGTTGAAAAACAGAATTTTAATGGCCGCGCCATTTTACATACATTGTTTTTCTTAATAGGATTCAGCATTATATATATTGCTCTCGGCTTTGGAACGTCGTTTTTCGGAGGCTATCTGATTGAGTACGGTAACCTGATCCGTCAGATCGGTGCAATCTTAATCGTTATTTTTGGACTTGTTATTACAGGCGTCCTGAAATTTGATTTTCTGATGAAAAACCATAAAGTTGAATTTAAAAACAGACCATCCGGTTTCTTCGGCTCGATTTTAATCGGTATGGCATTCGCAGCAGGCTGGACACCGTGCAACGGACCGATTATCGGTGCGATTTTTGCAATGAGTGCGTCAGAACCGAGCAACGCGTTAATGCTGATGGTTGTATACTGTATCGGATTTGGTATTCCATTCTTCGTATTAAGTTTCTTCGTATCGAAAACACGCTGGATGCTTAAATACTCAAATATTCTTATGAAGACCGGCGGCATTATCATGATACTGATGGGAATATTGTTATACTTCGACGGCTTGACACAGATTATTATCTGGCTTCAGCCACTCTTCGGAGACTTCCAGGGATTCTAATATGATTGAATTTCTTGAATCAATCGAAGAACTGCTTTTCCTGATAGCATCAATCGGCGCAGTTATAATGGGGATTATCGTAATTTTTGTCCGCAAACATGCGAGTAAATCGCCGCTGACATTAAAGAAAATAATTATCCCGCCGGTGATGATGTCAACGGGAGCGCTGATGTATATATTCCCGTACTTCAGACTGTCGTGGCTTCATATCGCTGAGACTATTGCGATCGGTGCAGTATTTTCAATAGTATTAATCATTACGACGAAATACGAAGTGAAGAACTCCGAGCTCTACGTCAGACAGACTAAAGCATTCCCTATCATATTAATGGGACTGCTGCTTGCGAGAATCGCATTAAAGTATATATTATCGCTGAATACGACACCTGGCGAAATCGGCGGGATGTTCTTCCTGCTCGCTTTTGTCATGATCGGAATCTGGCGTATATCAATGCTGATCAAACATAATGAATTTAAAAAACAGCAAGCCGTCGTGTGACGGTGAGCTGTTTTTTTGTTGGTTGGGGGGGTGAGCTGGATCGGCGGGGCGGAGTGGGAATCCCGGATGACAACGGCGATTCCCCGTTGTGAACCGAGCGTCCCCGGATGACAACGGCGATTTCCCGTTGTGAACCGACCACTCCCGAATGACAACGGTGATTTCCCGTTGTGAACCGATCACCCCCGGATGACAACGGCGATTCCCCGTTGTGAACCGAGCGGCCCCGGATGACAACGGCGATTCCCCGTTGTGAACCGAGCGGCCCCGGATGACAACGGCGATTTCCCGTTGTGAACCGACCACTCCCGAATGACAACGGTGATTCCCCGTTGTGAACCGAGCAGCCCCGGTTGACAACGGCAGTTCCCCGTTGTCAACCATCAAACCACCACATTCCCCTCAATCTGCCCCACAAAAAAACAGCAAACCATCCTATGATGGTCTGCCGCTTACTTTTTCCGTCTGCTCAAAGATGGAGAATTTCTGTTTCTCATCATCTGCAAGTTCAAACAGTTCTAAATATGGTGTGTAATCTATCTCAAGCTGATTTAATTTTTTCTTCATGAATCTGTGATCTTTTTTCGGTGTAGCGATAATGTACCCTTTCATTATCTGATCGAGCTCTATCGTTTCAACACCTTCATCAAGCGCAATTTTGGAAATTCTGCCGGCAATTCTTTCTTTGGCCACGTCTCTGAACAGTTCCGGAACCGGGCTCACCAGTTCGTTCAGCAGTTCGCGCGCATCTTTATTCCATAACGGCAGTGCCTTTTCTATGTAATAGTCCTGCCAGTCGAGTTCCGAGTAGCCGTCGCCTTTAGGCATGCGGCGGAGAAACTTTCTGAACATAAAAAAGCCCCCGATTGTCATCGCACCGAGCATTATGAACGTCCATATCGCAATTAAAATCATAAAAATATCAAATGACACTGTAATCACCTCTACTTACCCCATATTATACATATTTTAAAACTTATTTGTCCATTTAATAATTTGTGACGATATATAGGATGAAAGGGGGTGGGAACATGATACAAAAACTAAGTGCCAAATTTCACTACTTCGTATTAAACGAAGCGGGACGCGAAGTTACAAAGCAGCGCTCACTGCACAGCCTGTCGATCAATACGAGCGATGACAACATTAACAAGCTTGCGGAAATTTACGAAAACCTGACAGGAGAAACGTACTCTATCGTTGAAAAAGTAGTCACTCACGTCGTAATGAAGTAATTTAAAAGATTAAAACCAGTAACCGAAAGGAGGAACACCAATGGAAGAAAAACTAGTAATGGTATTTATTACGAACCAGGAAAAGAGATATACACTGACAATCAACAATCCGAAAGAGGGACTGACAGCTGCAGAAGTGGAAGCTGAAGCAGCGCGCCTGATTGCAGAGAATGTTCTCCGTCCGTCTCAGGGTATCCCGGTTTCCCTGTATTCTGCAAAAATCGTCAACACATCAACTGAAGTCCTCAAGTAATATGGACTGGATTCCTTTTGTGAGCGATGTTGGATTTCCGGCGGTAATTACGTTTTTCCTGCTCCACCGTATGGAGACGAAACTCGATGATTTAATAATTACAATCCAGCAGCTCAAATAAAAATGAGACTCTCCCGGAGATTTACCGGTGAGAGTCTTTTGTACGTTATGAAGTATGATAAAATCAGTATAATGACATTAAGAGGTGACTACTATGCGGATTTTACATACAGGTGACTGGCATATCGGCCG from Jeotgalicoccus saudimassiliensis includes the following:
- a CDS encoding glutathione ABC transporter substrate-binding protein; this encodes MVKRGFKYFLLLTVALVLAACSSDENVDEAAGGGESAEGGTINIGMSEDMVSVDPHGSNDSASAQIRRNIYESLIFQDEALELTPGLATEWEATGDTVWNFKLREGTTFHSGQEFTAEDVKATLDRVNDPAVASQVAFLYEMIEEVEIVGDYEVNLHTEYAFAPLPAHLSHNAGGIMSKDLIDKDYQAALDEAGSDVTLEEYYELREAGGDEFQAVADEISEHIGTVTGAETDGTNHLQLADRSPGDSVTLKKFEDFQNGEREFDEVIFRVIPETQARLAELDTGGIDIANEIDTASAERIQSGDATELIESESVRMNYLGFNVEKEPFDDPLVRQAIAHAVDRDEIINGVYDGYGITAQSPLAPNVWGYDEELDSIDVDVERAKELLSESSQPDGFTTTLWVNDDAAIVDSAVYIQNALSEIGITVEIKQSEWGAFLDQTANGEHDMFILGWTTVTADADYGLYALFHSKNFGAPGNRSFYKNEEVDALLDEGRTNPDEAGRQEAYSEAQQILIDESPAVYLNHTSFLLGVNTEGVSNIGLDPVGNIRLENATFSSEE
- a CDS encoding AbgT family transporter; its protein translation is MNKNLKEKRSVLDWIELTGNKLPHPVTIFLIFTLLVIFISHVLYTLGVNVSYVGINPESGEREELTVHAISLMTGDGIRFIFTSVVQNFTTFVALGPVLVAMIGVGVAEKSGYISALMTNVVTKAPRKFVTPIVVFMGVMSNVAASVGYVVLVPLGAIIFLGFRRHPLAGLAAAFAGVAGGYSANLLIGTNDPLLSGITTEAAGILDATYIVQATDNWFFMLVSTFLIVILGTLITDKIVEPRLKKFDFDSEEISDNKDLNKQEKRALRWANISVLVTVLAILSLVVFPGSPLRGEDGGIIGSPFISSIIFIMMLVFLVPGLVYGAVNKTIKNDKDAVKLMDSSLATMAGFIVLIFFAAQFVALFNYSNLGTIIAVNGASLLENLNIGSIPVLIVFILITTLINLAIAADSAKWAIMAPIFVPMFMQLGIAPEVTQIAYRIGDSSTNIISPLMPFFPLVVAFAQRYGKENGIGTVISLMLPYSVIFIIAWMIMFVIWMMLGIPVGPGTNLSY
- a CDS encoding ABC transporter ATP-binding protein, coding for MRVFKNLGWFFKLEKKSYITGLLMLVLVALLELVPPQVIGRVIDRITTETLTSNALVLFGVLLLFTAILTYIFRFLWRIMIFGASNRLGRKLREQLFKKYSSMSPAFFGRRRTGDLMAHATNDINAVQMTAGAGILTIADSVITGGAVLVTMALTVSPKLTLIAMIPLPFMVILTSWYGSILSRLFRVAQAAFSSLNDKTQESIAGIKVTKTFGYEEEDLKDFTNLSDDVVHKNLKVAKIDALFDPTITAIIAISYFLSIFFGARMVVADEITLGQLVTFTTYLGMMVWPLLALGWFFNLIERGKASYDRIEEIMNTVSDIGNTAATDDVPSGDITFNVDEFTFPGEDDVSLRDLHFTLKEGQTLGIVGRTGSGKSSIIRLLLREFDTAGNNAVEINGLDIKQYDIKKLRALFGYVPQDNFLFSTTIRNNIAFTNPEIGTAAIHRAADLSYIHNDIEGFPEGYDTVVGERGVSLSGGQKQRISIARALISDPDILILDDSLSAVDAETETAILRNIEENRAGKTNVITAHRMSAVRNADLILVMEDGRIVERGTHESLTKARGWYYETYKAQSLRQNLTKELDETLEGGDGS
- a CDS encoding ABC transporter ATP-binding protein → MTTDVINLTLKDQLRVLVRLLKYTLPFKGLIILAFSMLIISTVMGVMTPYLVMIFIDEYLTPSVFPEEEIMWLIIAFITVNVLAVVTTYWQIYLLQRLAFKVIQELRIDAFRKIGSLGMTYFDKVPSGSVVSRLTNDTQAIVDMFTSVLGTFLMALFMVVSSFVMMFILDVKLAFIALLFMPVIVTILLVYRKYSARYFSHARGLLSDMNAKLAESIEGMKIIQVFNQEKRLQREFELINEEHYQYNLRTIKLDGLLLRPAIDMIYILSIIVILTYFGFLSFETSVTAGVIFAFIQYMERFFEPINQVSQNLNIFQQALVAASRVFTLLDDKRLEPVQQDKAAAKITGGRVEFKNVTFSYDGNVDVLKNISFEVPPGTTTALVGHTGSGKSSIINLMMRFYEYEHGEILIDGHSIKELPKEEMKRNIGLVLQDPFIFYGTLTSNIKLYHSAMTFEMVENAAEFVGADSFINKLPHQFEQKVVEKGADFSSGERQLLAFARTMATNPKILILDEATANIDSSTEEKIQESLMKMRSGRTTLAIAHRLSTIQDADEILVLNKGEIVERGTHDELVQLKGIYYKMYRLQNSKQ
- a CDS encoding cytochrome c biogenesis CcdA family protein, whose product is MGSEVTFLLAFGAGVLSFVSPCVLPVFPAFVSYITGMSYNEVEKQNFNGRAILHTLFFLIGFSIIYIALGFGTSFFGGYLIEYGNLIRQIGAILIVIFGLVITGVLKFDFLMKNHKVEFKNRPSGFFGSILIGMAFAAGWTPCNGPIIGAIFAMSASEPSNALMLMVVYCIGFGIPFFVLSFFVSKTRWMLKYSNILMKTGGIIMILMGILLYFDGLTQIIIWLQPLFGDFQGF
- a CDS encoding CcdC family protein, producing MIEFLESIEELLFLIASIGAVIMGIIVIFVRKHASKSPLTLKKIIIPPVMMSTGALMYIFPYFRLSWLHIAETIAIGAVFSIVLIITTKYEVKNSELYVRQTKAFPIILMGLLLARIALKYILSLNTTPGEIGGMFFLLAFVMIGIWRISMLIKHNEFKKQQAVV
- a CDS encoding DUF2621 family protein, which produces MILIAIWTFIMLGAMTIGGFFMFRKFLRRMPKGDGYSELDWQDYYIEKALPLWNKDARELLNELVSPVPELFRDVAKERIAGRISKIALDEGVETIELDQIMKGYIIATPKKDHRFMKKKLNQLEIDYTPYLELFELADDEKQKFSIFEQTEKVSGRPS
- a CDS encoding DUF1659 domain-containing protein, coding for MIQKLSAKFHYFVLNEAGREVTKQRSLHSLSINTSDDNINKLAEIYENLTGETYSIVEKVVTHVVMK
- a CDS encoding DUF2922 domain-containing protein; this translates as MEEKLVMVFITNQEKRYTLTINNPKEGLTAAEVEAEAARLIAENVLRPSQGIPVSLYSAKIVNTSTEVLK
- a CDS encoding YvrJ family protein, with the translated sequence MDWIPFVSDVGFPAVITFFLLHRMETKLDDLIITIQQLK